The uncultured Desulfobulbus sp. genome window below encodes:
- the istA gene encoding IS21 family transposase, translating into MRKIYEILRLKYGHGLSNREVALSVSVSRSTVADYLLRAQAAGLSWPLPDGLDETGLEKLLFPSASPEKQQSRPQPDWAEVQRELRHKGVTLALLRQEYKEKHPDGCQYSWFCQQYERWRGTVDSVMRQEHRAGEKLFVDYAGQTMEVLDGKTGEIRKAEIFVATLGASNLTYCEATWSQGLSDWIGSHVRCFAFLGGIPEAVVPDNLKSGVTKTCRYEPELNPTYQDMATHYGVAILPARVRAPRDKAKVETAVQIVERQILARLRHQRYFTLVELNQAISQQQRVLNTKPFQKLPGSRQILFERLDKPALRPLPATPYEFALWKKATVHIDYHVEVDGHYYSVPSRLVKKRLDIRITSSVVECFDRGQRVASHQRSRDKGRHTTVTDHMPPSHRQYQEWSPERFLRWAAKIGPLTTQLTEKILTSRVHPQQAYRSLMGILRLGKSYGNDRLEQACGRALVIGAVSFRSIDSILKHGLDKTNEVEEVAQSTVVHDNIRGPHYYHPTVQ; encoded by the coding sequence ATGCGCAAAATTTACGAAATACTGCGGTTAAAGTATGGTCACGGGTTGAGCAATCGCGAGGTGGCCTTAAGTGTATCAGTAAGCCGGAGCACGGTAGCGGATTACCTGCTGCGTGCTCAGGCTGCAGGTCTATCCTGGCCATTACCTGATGGGCTGGATGAGACCGGATTGGAGAAGCTGCTCTTCCCCTCTGCAAGCCCTGAAAAGCAACAAAGCAGGCCGCAACCTGATTGGGCCGAAGTGCAACGAGAACTACGCCATAAAGGCGTAACCCTGGCCCTGCTCAGGCAGGAGTACAAAGAAAAGCATCCAGACGGGTGCCAATACAGCTGGTTTTGCCAACAGTACGAACGATGGCGTGGCACGGTCGATTCGGTGATGCGGCAGGAACATCGCGCCGGTGAGAAGCTCTTTGTCGACTACGCCGGTCAGACCATGGAGGTATTGGATGGAAAGACCGGTGAGATCCGCAAGGCGGAGATCTTCGTCGCCACATTGGGAGCCAGTAACCTGACATACTGCGAAGCGACCTGGAGCCAGGGGTTATCGGACTGGATCGGTTCGCACGTTCGTTGCTTCGCATTTCTCGGTGGTATTCCGGAGGCGGTGGTTCCGGACAACCTCAAGAGCGGGGTAACCAAAACCTGCCGCTACGAGCCGGAGTTGAATCCCACCTACCAGGATATGGCCACACATTACGGGGTGGCGATCCTGCCAGCACGGGTTCGTGCACCACGTGACAAGGCCAAGGTGGAAACCGCGGTCCAGATCGTTGAACGGCAGATCCTTGCCAGGCTGCGGCACCAACGGTACTTCACTCTTGTGGAGTTGAACCAGGCCATCAGTCAACAACAGCGCGTACTCAACACCAAGCCCTTCCAGAAACTCCCCGGTTCACGGCAGATCCTGTTCGAGCGTCTTGATAAACCGGCTCTCAGGCCATTGCCGGCCACGCCCTATGAGTTTGCCCTGTGGAAAAAGGCAACGGTACATATCGACTATCACGTCGAAGTAGACGGCCATTATTACAGTGTTCCCTCGCGGCTGGTGAAAAAACGGCTCGACATCCGCATCACCTCGTCCGTCGTCGAATGTTTTGACCGGGGACAACGGGTTGCCAGTCATCAGCGAAGCCGGGATAAGGGGCGTCACACCACGGTAACCGACCACATGCCGCCGTCGCACCGGCAATATCAAGAATGGTCACCGGAGCGGTTTCTCCGCTGGGCAGCCAAGATCGGTCCGCTGACCACGCAACTCACGGAAAAGATCCTGACCTCCCGGGTACATCCGCAACAGGCCTATCGCAGCCTGATGGGTATTCTTCGTTTGGGAAAGAGCTATGGCAATGACCGACTGGAGCAGGCCTGTGGCCGGGCGCTGGTCATCGGTGCGGTCTCCTTCCGCAGCATTGACTCCATCCTCAAGCACGGCTTGGACAAGACCAACGAGGTGGAAGAGGTCGCTCAAAGTACCGTGGTGCATGATAACATCCGTGGCCCTCACTATTACCACCCCACTGTGCAGTAA
- a CDS encoding M48 family metalloprotease, translating into MLRKKTSFRCVALLALVLSLLLPLQVWALTLGEEKKIGEQLLYTMRKGLPILDEPDISQYINALGQKVLANIGPQYFSYRFYVVKSEQFNAFAAPAGLVFFYSGLIEQVHNEDELLSVLAHEIGHVVSRHIAQRMEKNTVIGAASLLLAIAGIAIGVPGLSSGIMMGSLAAGQAANLQYSREDEEQADRLSYGWMRAMHRNPEAMEDMLRTMRRITRYSIGGEVPQYLLSHPNPETRLGYIQSMIEADQHRGKTGAVHQTDNFAFLRFKYRVLMHSIDHEKIKIYCVSLLNGKTDPVQKVMANYGMALLAAEAHDFDGALRSLDTVQASYPNKKILNVDRAVILLDAGNLDQAHALLEQAVREDADDMYGLYQLAKLESLRGHQAKAEQLLQRFRALMPEYPPLYFELGRLAASQGREGMAGFYLSKYNLYRGRVELAEHYLKRASKDTSIADKYRNEAQVLLDKLKELEKGN; encoded by the coding sequence ATGCTCCGAAAAAAAACTTCATTTCGATGCGTTGCTCTTCTGGCACTGGTTTTGTCCCTGCTTTTGCCTCTGCAGGTCTGGGCATTAACTCTAGGTGAGGAGAAGAAGATTGGAGAACAACTGCTCTACACCATGCGTAAAGGGCTGCCCATATTGGATGAACCTGATATCAGTCAGTATATCAATGCACTGGGGCAGAAGGTCCTGGCTAACATTGGTCCTCAGTATTTTTCCTATCGGTTTTATGTGGTTAAATCGGAGCAGTTCAACGCCTTTGCAGCCCCAGCTGGGCTGGTTTTCTTTTATTCTGGCCTGATCGAACAGGTGCATAATGAGGACGAACTTTTAAGCGTTTTAGCCCATGAGATTGGGCATGTGGTCAGTCGACATATTGCCCAGCGGATGGAAAAAAATACCGTTATTGGTGCAGCGTCACTCCTGCTTGCCATTGCGGGCATTGCCATCGGCGTACCTGGTCTCTCCTCTGGAATCATGATGGGGTCCCTGGCCGCGGGGCAGGCAGCCAATCTTCAGTACAGTCGTGAGGATGAAGAGCAGGCTGACCGTCTTTCCTATGGTTGGATGCGTGCTATGCATCGTAATCCTGAAGCCATGGAAGATATGTTACGAACGATGCGTCGGATTACCCGTTACAGCATCGGCGGGGAAGTGCCCCAGTATCTGCTCTCCCACCCGAACCCGGAGACTCGTTTGGGTTACATTCAATCTATGATTGAGGCAGATCAGCACAGAGGGAAAACAGGTGCCGTTCATCAAACCGATAATTTTGCCTTTCTTCGATTCAAGTACCGTGTCTTGATGCACTCCATCGACCATGAAAAAATCAAAATATACTGCGTCTCGCTGCTCAATGGCAAAACAGATCCAGTCCAAAAAGTGATGGCCAACTATGGCATGGCGCTTTTGGCTGCTGAGGCACATGATTTCGATGGAGCGTTGCGCTCTCTCGACACGGTGCAGGCCAGCTATCCCAATAAAAAAATTCTCAACGTGGATCGAGCGGTTATTTTACTGGATGCAGGAAACCTGGACCAGGCCCATGCCTTACTTGAACAGGCAGTACGCGAGGACGCCGATGATATGTACGGACTCTATCAGTTGGCCAAACTGGAATCTTTGCGCGGTCATCAGGCGAAGGCCGAACAGCTGTTACAACGCTTCAGGGCACTGATGCCCGAGTATCCTCCTCTGTATTTCGAACTTGGCCGTCTTGCAGCAAGCCAGGGACGGGAAGGGATGGCAGGATTTTATCTCAGCAAGTACAATCTCTACCGCGGTCGGGTGGAATTGGCTGAGCACTATCTCAAGCGGGCGTCCAAGGATACATCTATAGCCGATAAGTATCGCAACGAGGCACAGGTACTGCTGGATAAATTAAAGGAACTTGAAAAAGGAAACTAA
- a CDS encoding CHASE domain-containing protein, producing the protein MINDTQHTANQSSHPLLYSLLLPLLVLAVTLTTTILMWHNIDQRISKRAQTRFQNHSDDILRQLLSRLQNNETVLLGGNSLFEVRGESLTRLEWHIYASSLNLTKTNPGILGFGYTVWLKPDQVPMLEQEIRQEGFPQFHVTPEESRDIYTAIVWLEPFNKANQRAFGYDMYSEPVRRAAMDIARDTGKTSITGKVILVQEMNVIKQNGILMYIPSYRAGMPLSTVEERRTALRGYVYSPIRMDDFAYGALKIMPQDIDFSIYAGNKPDTKQLLFSSWQAERRSPQVDYPSKFERTTTIEVYGTTWCLTFRSLPEFDNGFDQHQPQILLVAGILMSIGLSLLAFMQGRARHQALIIADQMHDKLLTQQKFALYFQQSPLAVIEWNTHEIITAWNPAAGQVFGYNAEEAIGQNLSLLQATHQENGKSVQANLTKSGNLIDCEWYSTPLTSPDNQVRGMVALVKDITERKKLEQALQASETQFRLLFEEHSAIMLLLDPQTGRIIKANHAASEFYGYSREQLEKMDIGQISCLPQDNIEQILSQIDRGELSEFAVPHRIADGSVRTVEMHTASISIQDSSVNFAIVHDITSRIQADEERERLETQNIQLQKAESLARMAGAIAHHFNNKLQAVTMSLEMMGEVLYHSPEHKEKSQMQDLADSALKSAASAAEVSKLLLIYLGSAPCQFSLLDLRVICTNYQPILKATIPESIDYSFQATELRLMINANANNIQQVLTNLVANAWEACPNHQGEVALCIDTIEGAAIPNENRFPVDFTPEDVSYAMLEVRDTGVGIREQDIARLFDPFYSSKFTGRGMGLSAVLGIIRAHKGAVTVETGEGQGSAFTVYFPLLQLNIVENPKQEQQKEHPSQGGTILVVDDEEIIRKIVGEMLERLGYKILEAANGAQAVEIFNEHQARIDCILCDVVMPRLNGWETVAIIRKKAPDIPVILASGYNESHVMVGHNELAIQAFLEKPFLFSKLKEVLAKLL; encoded by the coding sequence TGATACACAGCACACGGCAAATCAATCCAGCCACCCCCTGCTCTATTCGCTCCTTCTCCCCCTTTTGGTCTTGGCGGTTACCCTGACAACCACCATTCTGATGTGGCACAATATTGACCAACGCATCAGCAAGCGTGCCCAAACTCGTTTCCAGAACCATTCAGATGATATTCTTCGGCAACTTCTTAGCCGGCTGCAAAACAATGAGACTGTACTTTTGGGCGGCAACTCGTTGTTTGAAGTTCGTGGAGAATCGCTCACCCGTTTAGAATGGCATATCTATGCCTCCTCGTTGAACCTCACCAAGACCAATCCAGGTATACTGGGATTTGGATATACTGTCTGGTTAAAACCTGACCAGGTCCCGATGCTGGAACAGGAAATTCGACAGGAAGGGTTTCCACAATTTCACGTCACCCCCGAAGAATCACGAGATATTTACACTGCCATTGTCTGGCTTGAGCCTTTTAACAAGGCCAACCAACGGGCCTTTGGCTATGACATGTATTCTGAACCGGTTCGACGGGCGGCCATGGATATTGCCCGCGACACAGGAAAAACCAGTATCACCGGGAAAGTCATCCTTGTACAGGAAATGAATGTCATCAAGCAAAATGGCATCTTGATGTATATTCCCTCCTATCGCGCAGGTATGCCTCTGAGCACTGTTGAAGAGCGAAGAACCGCCTTGCGGGGTTATGTATACAGCCCAATTCGCATGGATGATTTTGCCTATGGCGCTCTCAAAATTATGCCTCAGGATATCGATTTTTCCATTTATGCAGGTAACAAACCTGACACAAAGCAACTCCTGTTCAGTAGTTGGCAGGCAGAACGTCGCTCCCCCCAGGTCGATTATCCTTCAAAATTTGAACGAACGACAACGATTGAAGTCTATGGCACCACCTGGTGTTTAACCTTTCGCTCGCTCCCGGAATTTGACAACGGTTTTGACCAGCACCAGCCTCAAATTCTTCTGGTCGCCGGAATCTTGATGAGTATTGGTTTAAGCCTCCTGGCTTTTATGCAGGGCAGAGCTCGTCACCAGGCTCTGATCATCGCTGATCAGATGCACGATAAGCTTCTCACTCAACAAAAATTTGCTCTCTATTTTCAGCAATCACCGCTTGCGGTCATTGAATGGAATACTCACGAAATAATTACCGCCTGGAACCCGGCAGCAGGTCAAGTCTTTGGTTACAACGCTGAAGAGGCCATCGGTCAGAATCTTTCATTACTCCAGGCCACACATCAGGAAAACGGCAAGAGTGTCCAGGCAAACCTGACCAAATCAGGAAACCTCATCGATTGCGAATGGTATAGCACGCCCCTCACCTCTCCCGATAACCAAGTCCGAGGCATGGTTGCCTTAGTCAAAGATATTACCGAACGGAAGAAACTTGAACAGGCCCTCCAGGCCAGTGAGACCCAATTTCGTCTGCTCTTTGAAGAGCACAGCGCGATTATGCTCCTGCTTGATCCCCAAACCGGGCGTATTATCAAGGCAAATCACGCAGCTTCGGAATTTTACGGATACTCGCGTGAACAGCTCGAAAAGATGGATATAGGCCAGATCAGCTGCCTGCCCCAGGATAATATCGAACAGATTTTGTCTCAAATTGACAGAGGTGAGCTCAGTGAATTTGCGGTTCCCCACAGGATAGCTGATGGGTCAGTGCGGACGGTGGAGATGCACACCGCATCTATCTCAATCCAGGACAGCTCAGTGAACTTTGCCATTGTCCACGATATAACCTCACGTATTCAGGCAGATGAAGAGCGAGAACGTCTCGAGACCCAAAACATACAACTGCAAAAAGCCGAGAGCCTCGCTCGTATGGCTGGAGCAATTGCTCACCACTTTAACAACAAGCTCCAGGCGGTGACAATGAGTCTGGAAATGATGGGGGAAGTGTTATACCATTCACCTGAACATAAAGAAAAATCTCAGATGCAAGACCTCGCAGATTCAGCTCTTAAATCAGCAGCGTCCGCCGCCGAAGTCAGTAAACTGTTGCTCATTTACCTGGGCTCAGCTCCCTGTCAATTTTCTCTGCTTGATCTGCGTGTCATTTGCACCAATTATCAACCCATTTTGAAGGCAACAATTCCTGAAAGTATCGATTACAGTTTTCAGGCCACTGAACTGAGGTTGATGATAAATGCTAACGCAAACAACATTCAACAGGTTCTCACGAATCTCGTAGCAAACGCCTGGGAGGCCTGTCCTAATCATCAAGGCGAGGTAGCTCTTTGTATTGACACCATTGAAGGTGCAGCCATCCCAAACGAGAACCGATTTCCAGTCGATTTTACTCCTGAAGATGTATCGTATGCCATGCTTGAGGTCAGGGATACAGGTGTTGGTATACGCGAACAAGATATTGCCCGTCTGTTTGATCCATTTTACTCAAGTAAATTTACAGGACGCGGCATGGGGTTATCCGCAGTACTTGGCATAATACGCGCTCACAAGGGGGCAGTTACCGTAGAAACAGGAGAAGGACAAGGAAGTGCTTTTACGGTATATTTTCCACTTCTCCAGCTTAATATCGTTGAGAATCCCAAACAAGAGCAACAGAAAGAACATCCCTCCCAGGGGGGAACTATTCTCGTGGTTGATGATGAAGAAATAATCAGAAAAATTGTCGGTGAGATGCTTGAACGCCTGGGCTACAAGATCCTTGAGGCAGCCAACGGAGCACAGGCGGTGGAAATCTTCAATGAACATCAGGCCAGAATAGATTGTATACTCTGTGATGTGGTCATGCCACGGCTCAACGGCTGGGAAACGGTGGCTATTATTCGTAAAAAAGCACCCGATATCCCAGTTATATTGGCCAGTGGCTATAACGAATCGCACGTCATGGTGGGCCATAATGAACTAGCGATTCAAGCCTTTTTAGAAAAACCCTTTCTTTTCTCAAAGCTCAAAGAAGTTCTGGCGAAACTACTCTAA
- a CDS encoding HAMP domain-containing sensor histidine kinase, with protein sequence MQRAAELVSSFKQVAADQTSAARRRFNLQDMVEDVLLTLQPTLKRTVHRLHADIAEDITLESYPGVIGQILTNLITNALMHAWASGDSGNISVLAQRMEEDILRLSVADNGSGIAESLKKKIFEPFFTTAMGRGGTGLGLNIAYNSARNVLGGVLLCEDGETEGAVFHLDIPLHAPHLNSNEQDTIRK encoded by the coding sequence GTGCAACGGGCTGCAGAACTTGTAAGCAGTTTTAAGCAGGTTGCAGCCGATCAGACAAGTGCTGCCCGCAGACGGTTTAATCTTCAGGACATGGTAGAAGATGTTCTATTGACTCTGCAGCCGACGTTGAAAAGAACGGTACATAGGCTGCACGCAGATATTGCAGAGGATATCACCCTTGAAAGTTATCCGGGCGTTATTGGTCAGATATTGACAAATTTGATCACTAACGCCTTGATGCATGCCTGGGCGTCAGGAGATAGTGGAAATATATCAGTCTTGGCACAACGAATGGAAGAGGACATATTACGGTTATCAGTTGCTGATAATGGCAGTGGCATTGCTGAATCATTGAAAAAGAAAATCTTTGAACCATTTTTTACCACTGCTATGGGCCGCGGGGGGACAGGACTAGGACTCAATATTGCTTATAACAGTGCGCGAAACGTTTTGGGTGGTGTTCTTCTCTGTGAAGATGGGGAGACTGAGGGCGCCGTTTTTCATCTTGATATTCCACTTCATGCCCCGCATCTTAACTCAAATGAGCAGGATACAATACGCAAGTAA
- a CDS encoding sigma-54 dependent transcriptional regulator — MGNKKATVLAYKCSDENRLSIEAALANNFELSFHNDPLNFQKEVSQKPYDVILMNFHKENGTKQQLLEKIQEQTPATPVILACQSEEALEIDKTFEPIIYDVLNLPLSPGRIKRSVRHAIEKHRQDKELAYLRHTQNIVYSFDRIIAESECFKSVIKSLTKFASTDATILLTGATGTGKSYLSGTVHYNSPRKASPFIKINCANIPETLLESELFGHERGSFTGADKQRIGRFEQADGGTIFLDEIGEIPLEIQSKLLRVLEDKSFERIGGNKTIKVDVRLITATNKDLQDLIAQGKFREDLYYRISVLPVHLPSLQERSLCLAPLARKLLEKSKNSLNKSNITGFSDEVLALIQGYEWPGNIRQLANTIERAVILEDDDQISLSSMHIPEMGRRQGTPIIQGAESLEVHEKELILRALADNHWVQKDAAKCLDISPRALNYKIKKFGITHPNWRKHKKE; from the coding sequence ATGGGAAACAAAAAAGCAACTGTTCTTGCCTATAAATGTTCTGATGAAAATCGGCTCAGCATTGAAGCTGCCCTGGCGAACAATTTTGAACTGAGTTTTCATAACGACCCCTTAAATTTTCAAAAAGAAGTCAGCCAAAAGCCCTATGATGTCATTTTAATGAATTTTCACAAGGAGAATGGTACCAAGCAACAACTCCTTGAAAAAATCCAGGAACAGACGCCAGCTACCCCTGTCATTCTTGCCTGTCAGTCAGAAGAAGCGCTCGAAATAGACAAAACTTTTGAACCCATCATCTACGATGTGCTCAATCTGCCTCTTTCACCGGGTCGTATTAAACGCAGCGTTCGTCACGCAATCGAGAAACATCGACAGGATAAGGAGTTAGCCTACCTGCGTCACACCCAGAATATCGTTTACAGTTTTGACCGCATCATTGCAGAAAGCGAATGTTTCAAGTCAGTTATTAAAAGCCTGACAAAATTTGCCTCCACTGATGCCACCATTCTCCTTACCGGAGCAACCGGAACCGGCAAAAGCTACCTCTCGGGAACAGTCCATTACAACTCACCACGCAAGGCAAGCCCTTTCATAAAAATTAACTGTGCCAATATACCAGAGACCCTTTTAGAATCGGAACTCTTTGGGCACGAACGCGGTTCCTTCACTGGTGCAGACAAACAACGAATTGGTCGTTTTGAACAGGCCGACGGTGGCACCATCTTTCTTGATGAGATCGGGGAAATACCTCTGGAAATACAGTCGAAACTATTACGGGTTCTAGAGGACAAGTCCTTTGAACGTATAGGCGGCAATAAAACCATCAAGGTGGATGTACGACTCATAACCGCAACCAACAAAGATCTCCAGGATCTGATTGCGCAGGGAAAATTCCGGGAAGACCTCTACTATCGTATCAGCGTCTTGCCGGTCCACCTGCCTTCCCTGCAAGAACGTTCTCTATGCCTGGCGCCCCTTGCAAGGAAGTTGCTTGAAAAATCAAAAAACTCACTCAACAAAAGTAATATCACCGGCTTTTCGGATGAAGTTCTCGCCCTGATCCAGGGATATGAGTGGCCCGGGAATATACGCCAGCTTGCCAATACCATTGAACGGGCAGTTATCCTTGAGGACGACGACCAGATTTCCCTCTCCTCGATGCATATTCCAGAGATGGGACGTCGCCAGGGTACACCAATTATTCAGGGTGCAGAATCGTTGGAAGTGCATGAAAAAGAACTGATTCTTCGTGCCTTAGCCGACAATCACTGGGTGCAAAAAGATGCTGCCAAATGCCTTGACATCAGCCCCAGGGCTCTGAATTACAAAATAAAAAAATTCGGCATCACCCATCCTAACTGGCGCAAACACAAAAAAGAATAA
- the tadA gene encoding tRNA adenosine(34) deaminase TadA, with protein sequence MTLHHIPAAPNDEHFMRRALVQADLAAAMEEVPVGAVLVDAQGQVLSEAGNNCIEASDPSGHAEMRALRRAALALNNYRLPGTTLYVTLEPCPMCAALLVHARIDRVVFGATDPKGGGLVSKYQIGSDSMMNHGFSITQGVLAEECSQKLKDFFRRRR encoded by the coding sequence ATGACTTTGCACCATATACCGGCCGCCCCCAACGACGAACATTTCATGAGAAGGGCTCTGGTTCAGGCCGATCTTGCCGCAGCCATGGAGGAAGTCCCTGTTGGGGCTGTGTTGGTTGATGCACAAGGGCAGGTGCTTTCCGAGGCGGGAAATAATTGTATAGAGGCCTCAGATCCTTCCGGGCATGCAGAAATGAGAGCCTTGCGTCGAGCCGCTTTGGCGCTGAATAATTATCGATTACCGGGCACCACACTGTATGTCACCCTTGAGCCCTGTCCCATGTGTGCGGCTCTTTTGGTGCACGCGCGAATCGATCGTGTAGTCTTCGGTGCCACCGACCCTAAAGGGGGAGGGCTGGTCTCAAAATACCAAATAGGCAGTGATAGCATGATGAATCACGGATTTAGCATTACCCAGGGGGTTTTGGCAGAAGAGTGCAGCCAAAAGCTGAAGGATTTTTTTCGAAGACGTCGTTAA
- the istB gene encoding IS21-like element helper ATPase IstB yields MLTHPTLDKLESLRLHGMVQALKQQWEQPEINELSFEQRLGLLVDRETDLRRTRQMQTRLRKAKLRQNTVVEDIDFKHPRGLDRSQVQQLATCQWIKQKQNLLITGPTGVGKSYLACALSHTACREGFSVLYLRVARLFADLALARGDGRYIKLLATFAKADLLILDDYGLAPLTREQRYDFLEILEDRHGLRSTLVTSQLPVEHWHEHIGDPTTADAILDRLVHNAHTLKLKGGSMRKKTPLAEQQDSK; encoded by the coding sequence ATGTTGACTCATCCAACCCTCGATAAACTGGAATCACTCCGGTTGCATGGTATGGTTCAGGCGTTGAAACAGCAGTGGGAACAACCGGAAATCAATGAGCTGTCTTTTGAACAACGACTTGGATTACTGGTCGACCGGGAGACCGATCTCCGCCGGACCAGACAGATGCAGACCCGGCTCCGCAAAGCCAAACTCCGCCAGAATACGGTAGTTGAAGATATCGATTTCAAACACCCCCGTGGCCTGGACAGATCGCAGGTGCAGCAACTGGCTACCTGCCAATGGATCAAGCAAAAACAGAACCTGCTCATCACCGGCCCCACCGGCGTGGGCAAATCGTACCTAGCCTGCGCTCTTTCCCATACCGCCTGCCGGGAAGGCTTCAGCGTGCTGTATCTCAGGGTTGCGCGCCTCTTTGCAGATCTCGCACTGGCCAGAGGTGACGGTCGTTATATCAAACTCCTGGCCACTTTTGCCAAAGCCGACCTGCTGATCCTTGACGACTACGGTCTGGCACCACTAACCCGGGAACAACGCTATGATTTTTTAGAAATTTTAGAGGACCGCCATGGACTACGTTCAACACTGGTCACCAGTCAACTCCCGGTTGAGCACTGGCATGAACACATCGGCGATCCCACCACAGCCGATGCAATCCTTGACCGGCTGGTCCACAACGCCCACACCCTGAAACTCAAAGGAGGATCGATGCGGAAAAAGACCCCATTGGCAGAACAACAAGACAGCAAGTAG
- the nikR gene encoding nickel-responsive transcriptional regulator NikR, whose product MLKRFSISLDEKLLEQFDNYIRPRGYSNRSEAVRDLIRKVLVNEEWTQDSEVVGVVSIVYNHHQPQLQEKITEIQHAYHHAITSSTHVHMDHDNCLEVTIVKGRASQVRALAEQMISLRGVKDGNLSMTSTGGGLH is encoded by the coding sequence ATGTTGAAACGATTTTCTATCTCGTTGGATGAAAAACTCCTTGAGCAATTTGATAATTACATTCGTCCCCGTGGGTACTCCAACCGCTCAGAGGCGGTGCGCGATTTAATTCGCAAGGTATTGGTGAACGAAGAGTGGACCCAGGACTCTGAGGTGGTGGGGGTTGTCAGCATAGTGTACAACCACCACCAACCTCAGCTGCAGGAAAAAATAACCGAAATTCAGCACGCGTATCACCACGCTATTACCTCGTCTACCCACGTGCACATGGACCATGACAACTGTCTTGAGGTGACCATTGTCAAGGGAAGAGCCTCGCAGGTACGGGCCCTGGCTGAGCAGATGATATCCTTGCGTGGTGTCAAAGATGGCAATCTCTCTATGACCAGTACCGGTGGTGGGCTTCACTGA